The window CTCGTTTTTTGTCCACCGCTGACTAGTCTCTGAATAATACTTTCTCATCAAGTTGATGACGCGCCATGAGTTCACGCAATCTGGACAGTGCTTCTGCCTGAATCTGCCTGACTCGCTCACGGGTCAATCCGATTCGCTCGCCAACTTGCTCTAGCGTCGCTGGCTCCTCACCAAATAAACCATAGCGCTGAACCAGCACTTCCCGTTGTTTAGGCGACAATTCATCAAGCCATTTGACTAACCGTTCCTGAATGTCACCATCCTGCAACACATCGGCAGGATCATCTGCGCCTTCATCCCCGAGGATATCAACAAGGGCTTTGTTGTCATCATCTCCGCCCAAAGGCACATCGATTGACGAGCTCCGCTCATTGAGCTTGAGCATCTTTATGACATTCTCAACAGGCTTACCGACTTTTTCCGCGATCTCTTCTGGTGTTGGCTCATGATCGAGTTTGGCGGCCAACTCACGCGATGCGCGCAAATACACGTTGATTTCCTTGACGACATGGATAGGTAGTCGAATGGTTCGAGTCTGGCTCATCAATGCTCGTTCGATGGTCTGACGAATCCACCATGTCGCATAAGTTGAAAAACGAAAGCCGCGCTCCGGATCAAACTTCTCGACTGCACGGATGAGGCCAAGGTTACCTTCATCGATCAAATCGAGAAGCGCCAAACCTCTGTTCATATATCGGCGAGCAATTTTGACCACCAGACGAAGATTACTTTCGATCATTTTCTGCCGGGACTTCATGCAACCTCGGCGTGCACGGCGTGCGTAATACACCTCTTCCTCTGCGCTCAGAAGCGGCGCTGCACCGATTTCACTCAAGTAAAGTTGGGTGGCATCCATGGTGCGGTCTTTGGCAACCAGTTCGGCCAGATCATCATGCGACGTTTCTGGCAAAGCACGCCCAAGCATGTTTGTGCCAGTTGCGTCAGTAGATTCATCCGCTGCGATTCCGTCAATATCGAGTTCAAAATCAGCAAATTTTTCCGTCATCGTGTCGCCTCCACATGAAAGGGCCTGATCTACGGCCGTTTATTTGTCCCCAAAAGAAGGGCTATGTGGAAAAAGCCACCCAGCAACAATCCTTGTCTACTTCCCTGACAAGACGGCCCTTGCTGGTCAACCACAAACATCACTGTTTCTGTGGGAGGTACTTCAGAGGATCTACTGGCTTCCCCTGATACCGCACCTCAAAGTGAAGTTGGTTGGCGTACAGCCCCTCATAGCCTGTATCGGCAATGATCTGTCCAACTTTCACAAATTCTTTATCTTTCACGCGGAGCCGAGCATTGTAAGCATAGGCTGTGAGCCAATTTTCATCATGTTTGATGATGATCAGCTTGCCATAGCCTCGCAGCCCCGAACCGCTGTACACCACTCGACCATCTGCGACCGCCACCACAGGACTGGGACCCGGCGTCAAGATATCGATCCCCTTGTTCCCTCCCCGGCGCGGCGAAAATCGGCCGATAATTGTACCTTTAACAGGCCAGCGCCAATTTGTCACGCTTTTTTTTGATTTTTTCTTGATTTTTTTTCCATGCGATGCGAGGATCCCCAGTTTTTTTGTTTCAGACCGATGCTGATGCTTAGGGAGTGGCTGTTTCTTTGCGTGACTGGTATCGCCGGTTGAGCGCTGATTCGACCGAACCGCGTTTTTGGCCATCACCTCTTGCGTATCACTTTTTCTTGTTGTGTGGGGACCAGGGGAAGGTGGGCTCAGACGTAACTGCTGGCCATTCCGTAACAGATAAGGCGGTCGCAATCGATTCCAACGTGCAAGCGCTCGGTAGTCGAGCTCATGCGCCCAAGCGATCGAATACAGGGTGTCACCCGGTCTGACCACATAAATATTTTGCGCGTTGGTAACATTTTCGACGATGCGGGTGTCAATTCGCACCACTTCGGCAGGACGCTCTCCCTCCGACTGGCACGCCGACAGCAGCAGAATAGTCAACTGGCAAGCAGTAAATCCAGCAAGGCGTTTCAACTGGCCATCCTATTCTTTACCGAAACACCAGATAGAGCATAACAAAACCAACCACAGCCCAACCAGCCCAATCCACCCACTGATGCAATTTTTCCTTTAAATTTTCGCCACCCCAGTACAAAAGTGCAGCCACCAGATAAAACCGCCCAGCCCGTCCGATAATAGAAGCCAAAACGAACGGCCAAAACGGCATTTCTGCCGCACCCGCGGTCAGCGTAAAAGCTTTGTATGGGATGGGCGAAAAACCTGCGAGTAACACAATCCACACCCCATGTTCTGCAAAAAGCTGATGCGCCTCAATAAAAATGTCTGCGAGATCATGTGCCTGCAACCACGGTTCTACCCAAGAAGTCATCAGCCCGTAACCCAGCCAATACCCCACAATCCCGCCCAAAACAGAGAACGCTACGGTCAAAAACGCCAACCGCCAAGCCTGCTCGCGACGGGAAAGCACCATTGGCGCTAACATGACATCCGTGGGGATTGGAAAGAAAATCGATTCTGCGGCGCTAAACACACACAGGATGGCCTCGGCTCTTGGGTGCTTAGCCCATTGCAACGTTTTGCTATACAGCGCGCTGAAAATCTTCAATCTTCAATTCCTTTTCGCATTGGCACAAAACGCACGGCGTCCAATCGTGTGTATTCGAAATCATCCCCAACTCGACGCACAAGCGTCAAATACTGCACAACCCCCTGAGCGCCGACAGGTGCCAACAGGCATCCACCTTCACCCAGCTGAGCTAGCAACCGTTGCGGAATCTCTGGCGGGGCTGCCGTGAGCATAATGGCATCAAACGGCGCTTCTTCCGGCCATCCATAATGGCCATCTGCTGCTTTCGTTTGTATATTGGCCAGCCCTAGGGCCAGCAGTCTTTGTCTGGCATATCGATGCAGGTCGCGAATGCGCTCAATGCTGTACACTCGTGTCCACAACTGCGCCAAGACCGCTGCCTGATAACCACAGCCAGTCCCTATTTCCAGAATACGATCGTGCTTCGCTTCGCGATACAACACCTCAGTCATGCGCGCGACAATGAAGGGCTGGGATATGGTTTGCTCATATCCGATAGGCAATACCACATCGTCGTAGGCACGATGCGCCAGTGCCTCGTCAACAAATAAATGACGCGGCACATTGGCCATTGCCGCCAGCACAGGTGCGGACTCAATGCCTTTTTCACTTAAAATGGTTAAAAGCCGCTCGCGTGCGCGCTCACCGACCATCAGAGGTCTCCTGCTTCAACTGTTCAAAATGACGATTCAGCTTCGCCAAGGCTTGGTAATCTGTCAGATCGGTCACTATCGGAGTCAGCGACACTTGATTTTGTGCGACCGCATGGAAGTCGGTGCCTGGTCCAATGTCTTCACCATCATTGGGTGGTCCGTACCAGTAGATTGGGCGGCCTTTCGGATCCTTTTGTTGTATCAAAGTGCCACCTCGATGTCGACCGCCGAGCCGTGTCAGCGCATAACCCTTGATGTCCGAGGCGGGCACATTGGGCACATTCACGTTGAGCACCTTGCAACCATTAAACACGCCTTGGCTAACCCACTCAACACACTGACGCGCCCAAAGGGCCGCAGTATCAAAGTGCGGACCGGTACGACTGACCAACGAGACCGCGATGGCAGGCACACCAAGATGACGCCCCTCCATGGCCGCTGCCACCGTCCCTGAGTACAACACATCATCTCCCAAGTTGGCGCCATGGTTGATGCCTGCCACTACCAGATCAGGCAATTCATTCATCACTTCATAGCAACCAACATGAATACAATCGGCTGGGCTGCCGGTGACCACATAATAATCTTTTTCAATCCGCTCACAGCGGATCGGCACATCCAGTGTCAATGAACTGCTGGCGCCACTTCGATTTCTGTCTGGCGCAACCACGACAACACGACCTAAGGCCTGCAGGGCTTTCGCCAGAGTGCGAAGCCCCTCTGCCCGATAACCATCATCATTACTCAATAAAATATTCAAGCACCGCCTCCTGACCAATTCATAACGTCATCATCCTAGCATCCCGAAACGGCCGAACGAATGTCTCCCAATTCGCGCAATACCGAAGTGGCATACGCACCTGTCGGCAATGCAAAGCGTAGTGTCAATTGCCCGCTATCCATTTCGTAGTGAAAGTCTTTCGGTATGACACCGATGCTCCGAACCTGTTGGCGAAAACGCCAATGGCGTAAGCGATGATAAACGCGCCGCTCCCAAGTCGTCCAAGCCACATCCCCTGGTAGATGGTAACGCCCATCGGCGAGCAGGAGCGCCATCTGACCTGGCTCCGATTCGCCACATCGCTCTGCTGAGTGACTAGGTACACCCCATCCGCGCCAATACTTGGTCAACTCCGGCAAACACGGACTGCTCCAAATACCGTTCGCCACCAGATCCCCGAGCAAGCGGTTGAAAAACCAACCTCTGACCACCGACAGATGCCAACCACCTCCGGCACGCCGCCCTCTATTTTTTCGGTTCAATAGCCAATGGCGAGCTCGCTCAACGTTTGTGCCATGGTAGCCAAACCGCTGAACGCCAAAATAATTGGGCACGCCACAAGCCGCTAGACGTTTCAGCCGATGGATTATCACTGCCCGAGGCGGCGGTGTCTGCCACCGCACCCGGATTTCAAATCGATTGTGGGTGTGACAACCGATACGAATCTTTTTATCGGCCGCCCCCGTTTGCAGTATTTGTGTGCCTGCCGTATTCTGCAAAACGGATGAAACGTCGGCAAGCGAGCATTGAGTGGCAGGGACACTAAACCACTGTCTGGTGACAGCGTGTTTATCCTTTCTTCCGCAATAGCCGATCTCGTGCAGCGGAATGTTCAATTCGCTCGCCAAATGTGCCGTTAAGTCCTGCGTATTCCATTGCACAGCTTCGATGAATACGTACCAGTGCGCTCCCGAATCCTGTAAGCGGATGGGCAATACCTCTTCCACAACAAAGTCTTCGCAATGCTGGCGAATCACTCCTTGTGCTAAAATTTCTGGATACGCTGCTGGCCAAGCTAATGCGGTGTCTTTCATTACCGCTGTTCCAGCAAAACCACCGCCTGCGCTGCGATGCCCTCGCCTCGCCCGGCAAATCCCAGTCCCTCGGTGGTCGTTCCTTTAATGTTCACCTGAGTATTTTGGATGTCCAGAGCCTTTGCCACCACCTCAACCATTTGGCTGCGATAAGGT of the Gammaproteobacteria bacterium genome contains:
- the rpoS gene encoding RNA polymerase sigma factor RpoS → MTEKFADFELDIDGIAADESTDATGTNMLGRALPETSHDDLAELVAKDRTMDATQLYLSEIGAAPLLSAEEEVYYARRARRGCMKSRQKMIESNLRLVVKIARRYMNRGLALLDLIDEGNLGLIRAVEKFDPERGFRFSTYATWWIRQTIERALMSQTRTIRLPIHVVKEINVYLRASRELAAKLDHEPTPEEIAEKVGKPVENVIKMLKLNERSSSIDVPLGGDDDNKALVDILGDEGADDPADVLQDGDIQERLVKWLDELSPKQREVLVQRYGLFGEEPATLEQVGERIGLTRERVRQIQAEALSRLRELMARHQLDEKVLFRD
- a CDS encoding LysM peptidoglycan-binding domain-containing protein, encoding MKRLAGFTACQLTILLLSACQSEGERPAEVVRIDTRIVENVTNAQNIYVVRPGDTLYSIAWAHELDYRALARWNRLRPPYLLRNGQQLRLSPPSPGPHTTRKSDTQEVMAKNAVRSNQRSTGDTSHAKKQPLPKHQHRSETKKLGILASHGKKIKKKSKKSVTNWRWPVKGTIIGRFSPRRGGNKGIDILTPGPSPVVAVADGRVVYSGSGLRGYGKLIIIKHDENWLTAYAYNARLRVKDKEFVKVGQIIADTGYEGLYANQLHFEVRYQGKPVDPLKYLPQKQ
- a CDS encoding DedA family protein, whose amino-acid sequence is MKIFSALYSKTLQWAKHPRAEAILCVFSAAESIFFPIPTDVMLAPMVLSRREQAWRLAFLTVAFSVLGGIVGYWLGYGLMTSWVEPWLQAHDLADIFIEAHQLFAEHGVWIVLLAGFSPIPYKAFTLTAGAAEMPFWPFVLASIIGRAGRFYLVAALLYWGGENLKEKLHQWVDWAGWAVVGFVMLYLVFR
- a CDS encoding protein-L-isoaspartate(D-aspartate) O-methyltransferase, which gives rise to MVGERARERLLTILSEKGIESAPVLAAMANVPRHLFVDEALAHRAYDDVVLPIGYEQTISQPFIVARMTEVLYREAKHDRILEIGTGCGYQAAVLAQLWTRVYSIERIRDLHRYARQRLLALGLANIQTKAADGHYGWPEEAPFDAIMLTAAPPEIPQRLLAQLGEGGCLLAPVGAQGVVQYLTLVRRVGDDFEYTRLDAVRFVPMRKGIED
- the surE gene encoding 5'/3'-nucleotidase SurE, with product MNILLSNDDGYRAEGLRTLAKALQALGRVVVVAPDRNRSGASSSLTLDVPIRCERIEKDYYVVTGSPADCIHVGCYEVMNELPDLVVAGINHGANLGDDVLYSGTVAAAMEGRHLGVPAIAVSLVSRTGPHFDTAALWARQCVEWVSQGVFNGCKVLNVNVPNVPASDIKGYALTRLGGRHRGGTLIQQKDPKGRPIYWYGPPNDGEDIGPGTDFHAVAQNQVSLTPIVTDLTDYQALAKLNRHFEQLKQETSDGR
- the truD gene encoding tRNA pseudouridine(13) synthase TruD — its product is MKDTALAWPAAYPEILAQGVIRQHCEDFVVEEVLPIRLQDSGAHWYVFIEAVQWNTQDLTAHLASELNIPLHEIGYCGRKDKHAVTRQWFSVPATQCSLADVSSVLQNTAGTQILQTGAADKKIRIGCHTHNRFEIRVRWQTPPPRAVIIHRLKRLAACGVPNYFGVQRFGYHGTNVERARHWLLNRKNRGRRAGGGWHLSVVRGWFFNRLLGDLVANGIWSSPCLPELTKYWRGWGVPSHSAERCGESEPGQMALLLADGRYHLPGDVAWTTWERRVYHRLRHWRFRQQVRSIGVIPKDFHYEMDSGQLTLRFALPTGAYATSVLRELGDIRSAVSGC